In the genome of Acaryochloris thomasi RCC1774, the window AATCAGTCTCAAACTGGCCCTGAGCATCTTCGTGGTCAAAGGAATAGACATCCCAGCCCAGGTCATTCATGGCACTGACAATGCGATCGATGATTTTGTAGTTATCCAGCACCGTTGGCAGCGCATAGGCCGCCTTGGGTAGGGTGTCGCGATCGCTGACCGGACTAAATCCGCTTTCAGTTTCCTTGAAAATAAAGAACTCCGTTTCGATTCCTAAATTAAAGCGATAGCCCATGTCTGCAGCCTGCTTCAGAACCCGCTTGAGGATGGTGCGGCTGCAGGCTTCAAAGGGTTCGCCCACCAGATGCAAATCGCTGGCAAACCAGGCGATCTCAGAGTTCCAGGGTAGAACAGTAACGCTGTCGGGGTCAGGCATTGTACCCACTTCATCATCGTTAATCTCCTGAGGAACGCCATCAAGGGCAGCACCTGTGAATAACTCAGAACCCTGCATCATTCGGTCAAAATGACTCATGGGGACAACTTTGCCCTTGCACATGCCGTGAATATCGACAAAGCTCGCCATTGCATATTTCACCCCTTGCTCCTGGAGTGTTGACTGCAGTGCCTGGAGTTCAGGAGAAAGAGATTGGAAGTTGGGGAAAGACATAGGGCTATATGCGAGTTGAGCGTGAATCTAGACAGAGAGAGAAACAGGAACAAGATTAATCCAGAAGTTTGCCACCTGTTCGGCAAAGCGGGCTGACTGATGAGCATAGTGCGCGAGCTGTTCAGCCACCTGCTGATCGAGATCAGGATAGTTTTTCTCAACCCACTCATTTTTTGTCGCCAGCCATTTCCTGACGATCTCAGGCGTGACCTCTAGATGAAATTGAAAGCCATAAATATTGCGGCCGATGCGATACGCCTGATGTTTACAGATGTCATTGGTCATCAGCAGGGTGGCCTGATTGGGTAAATCAAAGGTATCAAAGTGCCACTGCATCAGGTGTAAATCATCAGGGCAGCCCTGCAGCCAGGGTTCCTCCGCCGTGGGGTCAGCCACCGTAATAGGCACAAAACCAATTTCAGGCACCGTGTGTGGATAGACCTGACGACCGAAGGCGCGAGCAATTAACTGCGCTCCTAAACACACACCCATGATGGGTTTTCCCTCTGCGTGAAATTGATGAATGAGTTCTACGCATTGATGCAGATGTGGAAATTTTTCATCTTCATGGGCATTCATTGAACCGCCCAGAAGAATCAAACCTGCATAGTCCCCTTCAGGTGGTGCTTCTTCCTCTGCTGACAACCAGATGGACAGGTTGGCCCCTTGCTGAATTAGGGCGTCACCTAAGACGCCAATAGGATCTAAAGCACCACTTTGGATTACAAGGATATTCATTGCGATCGCATCTGAATCTTATTTAGACCAATAAGCAGTTTCATACTGCCCTCTAAATATGCCTGACGATAAAGCTTAAAACTGTATCCAGAAAATCAAGCAGAGGATCTAGAAAGCCTAGAGACTCCTGAGAATCTAGAAAATCAAGCCCAGAATATAGCAAAGCAATCATCGGGCTATCTGATAGTGGCAGTTCTAGCACCAACCACAAAGCTGCAGCTATAAACGTCAAAGCTGCTAGGAATAGCAAACGCTTCTCTTCAGGCCCCATATCAATGCGAAACTTCTGTCCACTGAGTTCGGATGCGCGGTAAAGCGTATAGCGGCTCGGGGACGGCAGCTTATCTCGATAGTCAGTTCCATAACGCGCTGTGTGGGCAAAGGTCAATGCACCCACAGAACGTTGAGATAAAATCCGACGCCTTTGGTAGGGAACGGTATAGTCGCCAAAGGAGTCCATATATTCTTCACTATCAAGCAGCTCAGCAATGAAGCCCCTCAGACCTTTTGTAGCCAGAACAATGGACCAAGCCAACTTCTCCCGCTCGTTATAGACGGGGCGGCCTAAGAGCCGTTGAATGCAGAGTTCAGTAAATCGATAGTTATTGTTGACCTCATAATTGAGCCGCCGAAAGGCTTCGGATGTCGCTAAGCCTCGAATAAACTCTTTTACTGTGATTTGGCCAATTCTAAGCTGTGACTCTAGAAAAGGTTGTCGGCAGGCAGAGAGGTTCTGCTGTTCATGATAGACCTGCAGATAAGCCGCTTCGATCAAGCTATCCATTTCACTTGCTGAGAGTACGTACTGAATTGAATAGACTCTTGCCTGCTCATCGCTAGGAAGCTCAAAGCTTGCAACGCGATTGTTCTGAGATGCAGGAGGATACTTCAGCAAAGGTAGTGCCATATGGAAAGCCTTTCAAGCTAGACGTGATTTCCATAAACCATTCTAGAGTTAACTGATTCGATTCATCATTGGCATATTTTACTGTTCTGCAAGGAGACTTTTCATCGGTTCAAAGGCAATGCCAGCTTCAGGCTCTGCTTTTTCCTCTACTAGCCCGAACTTCATCCACCATTCACTGGTGAGATCCCAGTGGTCTCTAATTTGTCCATTCTTCATGCCCAGAGGTGGCTCTCCCTCGGCTAACCCCATGAACTTCGAGGCTTCTTCTAAATCAAAGACCGCAATGCCGCCTTTATAGATTTCGCCGTCGGCACCAATCACGTTCTCTACATCTTTGACGTCAAACTTTAAGCCTTCGGCAATAATCTTGTTGCCCTCTTCCGGGTTCTCTTTCCAGAACGTAACTGCCTCGAAGTAGGCTTTCATAAGCAGCTTCGCGGCTTCAGGACGATCGTTCAACAGCGATTCGCTCATATACATGCCATCCCCCAATAAAGCCGTTTTAATCCAGAAATCCTCGCTAGAACTTGTTACGGCCCGTGCGCCCTCTAAGCCTTCTAGGACTTGGGTGCCGAATGGCTCCCAGAACTCTCCTGCGGCCACTTCGCCAGAGAGCATCGCGGCGACGGCATCATCCATAATCACATTGGTAAATTCGACATCTTTGAAGTTGACGCCATTCTCCTCTAGCCAAATGCCCATATAAATCTGAGTGAGTCCCCCTTCGAGCACCGCGACCTTTTTCCCCTTCAACTCTGAAGGATCTTTAATTTGAGGGCTGAGGATGATGCGATCGGTTCCATAGGAGGGGTTTGTATAGCTCACCAGTTTTACAGGAACGTCTTTATCTACAGCGATGGGGCCATACTCCACTGTGCTAGAGGTGGCATCGAGCTGGCCCGAACTCATGAGGTTGAAGCTTTCGTAAGGATCTTCAATAATGCTGATATCGAGATCTAGCTCAGGAACAAGGTTCTTCTCTTTAGCAATGAACCAGAAGCCATACCCCGGCCAAGAGAACAGTGAGACTTTAACGGTCTCTTTCTTCTCAACACCTCCTGATGCTCCAGAGTTACCGGAGGTCTGTGAGCTACAGGCGACCACTGTGAAAGTGACAGCCATTAGGCAAACGAATCCGAACAGTCTTCTTCTTTTCATGAGGCACTCCACACAGTTAGTTTTTTGCTTGATGTAGATAGGGGAAAAGTTGCCAGTGCAGCAGTCGCAAAGCGGTATCAAACAGCAGGCCCAAGACACCAATCACCAAAATGCCAGCCATAATTTCATCGACGTGGACAAATCGCTTGGCCCGCATCATTACGGCTCCGATACCGTTGGTGGCCGCCACGATTTCAGCAATCACCAAATAGGTCCAGCTCACCGCCAGCATTTGCCGGAGGGTATCGACAATGTTAGGTAGGGCCGCTCGAAAAATGACGGTTCCCAAAATGCTGCGTTTACTCGCCCCTAGCGTTTTTGCGGTTTCCACTAGCTCCATGCGAACAGCCTGGGTGTTGTCCATAATTAGCGTGATTAGAAACCAGACAACGCCCAGTACCAGGAGCACAATTTTCTGTTCATCTCCGGTGCCCAGCCACATGAGCAGGAGCGGAATGAACGATGGGGCTGGTAAATAACGAAAGGGAGAAACAAGGGGATTGAAAAAGGCTGCCACGATGGGAAAGGTACCCATCAAGAGACCTAAGGGGAG includes:
- a CDS encoding ABC transporter permease; the encoded protein is MIQLAEPRVLSGFDIKKPVSRQLQVLLGLSSWILFLVGWHVLATSGQISEQLFPPPLTVFTALWILFAEQDFLADVLQSVFRILISYGIAITIALPLGLLMGTFPIVAAFFNPLVSPFRYLPAPSFIPLLLMWLGTGDEQKIVLLVLGVVWFLITLIMDNTQAVRMELVETAKTLGASKRSILGTVIFRAALPNIVDTLRQMLAVSWTYLVIAEIVAATNGIGAVMMRAKRFVHVDEIMAGILVIGVLGLLFDTALRLLHWQLFPYLHQAKN
- a CDS encoding phycobilisome rod-core linker polypeptide produces the protein MALPLLKYPPASQNNRVASFELPSDEQARVYSIQYVLSASEMDSLIEAAYLQVYHEQQNLSACRQPFLESQLRIGQITVKEFIRGLATSEAFRRLNYEVNNNYRFTELCIQRLLGRPVYNEREKLAWSIVLATKGLRGFIAELLDSEEYMDSFGDYTVPYQRRRILSQRSVGALTFAHTARYGTDYRDKLPSPSRYTLYRASELSGQKFRIDMGPEEKRLLFLAALTFIAAALWLVLELPLSDSPMIALLYSGLDFLDSQESLGFLDPLLDFLDTVLSFIVRHI
- a CDS encoding type 1 glutamine amidotransferase → MNILVIQSGALDPIGVLGDALIQQGANLSIWLSAEEEAPPEGDYAGLILLGGSMNAHEDEKFPHLHQCVELIHQFHAEGKPIMGVCLGAQLIARAFGRQVYPHTVPEIGFVPITVADPTAEEPWLQGCPDDLHLMQWHFDTFDLPNQATLLMTNDICKHQAYRIGRNIYGFQFHLEVTPEIVRKWLATKNEWVEKNYPDLDQQVAEQLAHYAHQSARFAEQVANFWINLVPVSLSV
- a CDS encoding ABC transporter substrate-binding protein, with translation MAVTFTVVACSSQTSGNSGASGGVEKKETVKVSLFSWPGYGFWFIAKEKNLVPELDLDISIIEDPYESFNLMSSGQLDATSSTVEYGPIAVDKDVPVKLVSYTNPSYGTDRIILSPQIKDPSELKGKKVAVLEGGLTQIYMGIWLEENGVNFKDVEFTNVIMDDAVAAMLSGEVAAGEFWEPFGTQVLEGLEGARAVTSSSEDFWIKTALLGDGMYMSESLLNDRPEAAKLLMKAYFEAVTFWKENPEEGNKIIAEGLKFDVKDVENVIGADGEIYKGGIAVFDLEEASKFMGLAEGEPPLGMKNGQIRDHWDLTSEWWMKFGLVEEKAEPEAGIAFEPMKSLLAEQ